The following nucleotide sequence is from Anaerobiospirillum thomasii.
TTTAAAGGAATAGTTTCACATGCTGACTAAGGATCACTCTTTTGAACCGCGTATCGGTACTGCACAGCTGGTATTTGGCATTATTTATGTCCTTATATCTGCAACAGCTCTGACTCTTGCTCTTTATGTACAAAGCGAGGGCGGCGATCCTAAGATTCAGTACTTCATGCTCACACTGTTTTTAGTGCTGGCAGCCAAGAGCTTTTTTATTTATTTCGGAATAAAAAAGATGCTCAAGTATGGTACCAGAGTTACTGCCAGACTAGTCTCCTGTGAGGGAGTGCGCGGCATTACCATCATGAAAGCCGTCTACGATGTTGAAGGCTATGGTCCAATTGAAATTCAGACCAGACTTGCAGGTGAGACAGCAAGTCATGAAATTAAAAGATATTTAAAAGACAGACCGCAGCTTGTACCTGCCCTTATTGTAGATGCCAAAGGCAAGCATCCGCGTGGCATGATACTGGTCCGTACCATAGGCGGTCACCTTGATGAAAAAACCATAAAGATTGAAGACTAACTTAAAGTTTAGGAGAAAATATGAGTCTTGTAAGCGCCAAGGAAATTCTTGATGGCAAGGTTGCCATCGGCTCGGCAGTGACATTAGCCGGCTGGGTCAGAACCCGCCGTGATTCAAAAGCCGGTTTTTCCTTTCTGGCCATCAATGATGGTTCATGCTTTAACAATGTTCAGGCAGTTGTCAGCAAAGATCTGGAAAATTACGAGAACGAAGTATTAAAACTGACAACATCATGTTCAGTTGTAGTTGAGGGTACTCTTGTAGAGTCACAGGGTCAGGGCCAGAGCTGTGAAATTCAGGCCAGCGCCGTCAAGGTTTTAGGCTTTGTTGAAGATCCAGATACCTATCCAATGTCAGCCAAGCGCCACAGCGTTGAGTATCTGCGTCAGTATGCCCACCTGCGTCCACGCACAAATCTTATGGGTGCTGTAATGCGCATCCGCAATACTCTGGCCTATGCCATTCACTCCTTCTTCCAGGAAAACGGTTTTATGTGGGTCTCAACTCCACTTATAACAGCCTCTGACTGTGAAGGTGCAGGTGAGATGTTTACTGTAACCTCACTTGATCTTAACAACGTGCCAAAGGATGATAAGGGTGGTGTTGACTATTCACAGGACTTCTTTGGCCGTCATGCTTATCTTACTGTATCAGGTCAGCTTAACGTTGAGACCTATGCCTGTGCCTTCTCCAAGGTTTATACCTTCGGTCCTACCTTCAGAGCCGAGGATTCAAACACCTCACGTCACCTCTCAGAGTTCTGGATGTGTGAGCCTGAGATGGCCTTTACCGATCTAGACGGCTGTGCAGAAGTTGCCGAGAAGTTGTTAAAGTATGTCTTTAAGAAGGTACTTGAGCTGCGCCGTGATGATATGGAATTTATAGTACAGCGTGTTGACAGCGATGCCATCAACCGTCTTGAGAAGTTTATAAACTCAGACTTTGCCAAGGTTGACTACACTGATGCTATAGATATTCTCTTAAAATGCGACAAAAAGTTTGAATATCCTGTAGCCTGGGGTATTGATCTGCAGTCAGAGCATGAAAGATATCTTGCCGAAGAGCACTTTAAATCACCTGTAGTTGTTAAGAACTATCCAAAGGATATCAAGGCCTTCTACATGCGTATGAATGATGATGGCAAGACTGTTGCAGCCATGGACGTGCTGGCTCCTGGTATTGGTGAGATTATAGGCGGCTCACAGCGTGAGGACAGACTTGAGCTTTTAGACAAGCGTATTGAAGAGATGGGTCTTAACAAGGATGCCTACTGGTGGTATCGCGATCTGCGCCGCTATGGCTCTGTACCACACTCAGGCTTTGGCCTTGGTTTTGAGCGTCTTATTGTCTATATCACAGGTGTTGGCAACGTACGTGACGCCATTCCATTCCCACGTACACCAAAAAATGCTGACTTCTAATCAGGCTTAAAAAGAAACCCTCAGATGAGGGTTTCTTTTTTTATATCCTTGCCAATAATAATGCCTGATTATTCAGCCTGATTGATATCAGCCATGATGGGCTGCTGTCATTTCATAGAGATCATCTTCAAGCTCATCAAAGAGCTCAGAGAAGACATGATGCTGCAGATAGTCAAAATAGAATAAAGCCAGATCTCTGCTCTTTGCAGGAAGCTCATCTAAATTATACTCCCTGCTGTCATATTCAAAAGGATTGACCAGAGGATCATGTCTGTCAAGGGAGCGGCCATGCTCATGAATCAGAGTTAAAAGCTCATGACGGAATGAGGCCTTATACTCGGCGCTTACATCTGCTCTTGTAAAAACAAAACTCATTGCAGCTCCTAGTTGAAAACTGGATTGCCATCTTTGTCAAACTCAAGACTTGGGGCCTTGAGATCGCCTATATTATCATCACCCTTTTCCTCAGGGCTCTTGGTGATAATAGGCTTGCCATCAGGGCCAATGCTTGCAGCTGAACCATCTGGTACAAACTCAAGCGGCTCTGGCTTTTCCTTGCTCTCAACTGCAGGTTCAATTTTAACCTCTTCCTCTTTTTTCTCTTCTTCAACTACAGGCTGATTGTTAACTAAAAGTCCGCCCTTCTTTAAAGTAAAGAATTTAGGAGCAAGGCCGGCTGGCTCCTTGGTAATGTAATCTGGCAGAG
It contains:
- the asnS gene encoding asparagine--tRNA ligase, whose product is MSLVSAKEILDGKVAIGSAVTLAGWVRTRRDSKAGFSFLAINDGSCFNNVQAVVSKDLENYENEVLKLTTSCSVVVEGTLVESQGQGQSCEIQASAVKVLGFVEDPDTYPMSAKRHSVEYLRQYAHLRPRTNLMGAVMRIRNTLAYAIHSFFQENGFMWVSTPLITASDCEGAGEMFTVTSLDLNNVPKDDKGGVDYSQDFFGRHAYLTVSGQLNVETYACAFSKVYTFGPTFRAEDSNTSRHLSEFWMCEPEMAFTDLDGCAEVAEKLLKYVFKKVLELRRDDMEFIVQRVDSDAINRLEKFINSDFAKVDYTDAIDILLKCDKKFEYPVAWGIDLQSEHERYLAEEHFKSPVVVKNYPKDIKAFYMRMNDDGKTVAAMDVLAPGIGEIIGGSQREDRLELLDKRIEEMGLNKDAYWWYRDLRRYGSVPHSGFGLGFERLIVYITGVGNVRDAIPFPRTPKNADF